The following proteins come from a genomic window of bacterium:
- a CDS encoding class II aldolase/adducin family protein: protein MIPGPDARSADEIVRIGRLLYDRRYVVATEGNLSVRIAAGRFLITPAGVSKGELDASRLVELDLHAAAADGQAPPPSSEWRMHAEIYRLRTDVAAVCHGHPACATAFACARTELPVSLLPEALLILGDDVPLLPYITPGTDELAASLRGRIEDRDVLLLANHGVVTVGSSLAEAYQRLETVERLAEVALGAKRLGGGVRLTRRQRELVREARRR from the coding sequence ATGATACCCGGTCCCGACGCCCGATCCGCCGACGAGATCGTCCGGATCGGGCGTCTCCTGTATGATCGCCGCTACGTGGTCGCGACGGAGGGCAATCTTTCGGTGCGTATCGCGGCAGGGCGCTTTCTCATCACACCGGCCGGCGTCAGCAAGGGCGAACTCGACGCTTCCCGTCTCGTGGAGCTCGATTTGCACGCCGCGGCCGCCGACGGCCAGGCGCCGCCACCCAGTTCCGAGTGGCGCATGCATGCCGAGATCTACCGCTTGCGAACGGATGTGGCGGCCGTCTGCCACGGTCATCCCGCCTGTGCGACCGCTTTCGCCTGCGCCCGGACGGAACTGCCGGTCTCGCTGTTGCCGGAGGCCTTGCTGATCCTGGGCGATGACGTGCCCCTGCTGCCGTACATCACGCCGGGCACCGATGAACTGGCGGCATCCCTGCGGGGGAGGATCGAGGATCGCGATGTCCTGCTGCTGGCCAACCACGGCGTCGTGACCGTCGGCTCGAGCCTCGCCGAAGCCTACCAGCGGCTGGAAACGGTGGAGCGCCTGGCCGAGGTCGCGCTCGGCGCCAAACGGCTGGGGGGCGGCGTGCGTCTGACCCGGCGGCAGCGGGAACTCGTCAGGGAGGCGCGCCGGCGCTGA
- a CDS encoding energy transducer TonB encodes MRSSGILRLCALSAFLFPAPLCLLDGCAARQSVPGRGSGDVVLREMVPPDGPWRPHELSRCVGADQAVPCRDALEVLSTAHALFLVGEGGDAVIELELYLSGQGRGEGLAWLTLGQLYVLAGQGEPSIEPREGPGAITGDWDVDRPRLLARAEKVLRVAASLRPDDSVVDFLLADAARARGDMPAAAALVEQGLGKCTLASSTAVLVRYQGLNPHPAAQTGGVEPEYPAAAARDGISGEVVLDLLVGPTGRVSQVSVASSPDRRLGEAAVSAMRQAEFAPGRLGKYPVWSWVRATVAFR; translated from the coding sequence ATGCGATCCAGCGGGATCCTCCGCCTGTGCGCATTGTCGGCGTTCCTGTTCCCGGCCCCTCTCTGTCTGCTCGACGGGTGCGCGGCGCGACAGTCCGTCCCGGGTCGGGGCAGCGGCGACGTCGTGCTGCGCGAGATGGTTCCTCCCGACGGCCCCTGGCGACCGCACGAACTGAGCCGTTGCGTCGGGGCCGACCAGGCCGTGCCTTGCCGCGACGCGCTCGAGGTCCTGTCCACAGCCCACGCCTTGTTCCTCGTGGGCGAGGGGGGAGATGCGGTGATCGAACTCGAGCTCTACCTGTCCGGGCAGGGGCGCGGGGAGGGCCTGGCATGGCTGACGCTAGGCCAATTGTATGTGCTGGCGGGACAGGGGGAACCGTCGATCGAGCCGCGCGAGGGGCCGGGGGCGATAACCGGTGATTGGGACGTCGACCGCCCGCGTCTGCTGGCGCGGGCCGAGAAGGTGTTGCGCGTGGCCGCGTCTCTGAGGCCCGACGACAGCGTCGTGGATTTCCTGCTCGCGGACGCGGCGCGTGCGCGAGGGGACATGCCCGCCGCTGCCGCCCTGGTCGAGCAAGGTCTGGGCAAGTGTACGCTCGCGTCCAGTACTGCGGTACTGGTCCGCTATCAGGGCTTGAATCCCCATCCCGCGGCGCAGACCGGAGGTGTCGAACCGGAATATCCCGCCGCCGCCGCTCGTGACGGGATCTCCGGCGAGGTGGTCCTGGATCTGCTCGTAGGGCCGACCGGCCGGGTCTCGCAGGTCTCGGTGGCCTCCAGCCCGGACCGCCGCCTCGGCGAGGCTGCGGTCAGCGCCATGAGACAGGCCGAGTTCGCCCCTGGCCGTCTCGGCAAATACCCCGTATGGTCCTGGGTACGTGCCACGGTGGCGTTTCGGTGA
- a CDS encoding polymer-forming cytoskeletal protein has protein sequence MSCIILQLASRRTPFRHRRVGSTSTLGLLLLLSALLSLAAPASAADETASSRGDSLRHSIERRLLRIGELRDSLSIQHEEEFTEAIEDLGQVFQELEEQLRDIDITIDDEMLKFSSPDGELRIDIPANWGERVSQGLSAITATILSELPDTLDIERGLQDFQRTAESWRIDILDEDEHCEPKLKIIGDEIFSTGDDVVVAAGERVAGSVVVLLGDATIMGTVDDNVVVIGGALNLGEDAHVHGDVVSLFGSLRRHDDATVGGTVVSIGGEGLAGDIVGLPDLAYGFTGVIIKLSGLLVLGLLILLVFALLPHGRLDATERYLTRTAGRSFAAGLLWATIGHMLLLLALALLILTVIGIPVAALLGIAYLLLGIISIGVVARVLGARLCQRFCSGDRAAWWTLLVGLLIILLPGILGTLFGGLAGFKPFGRLFELVSLAVHLTVYCFGSGAVLGSRFGSRAS, from the coding sequence GTGTCATGCATCATCCTTCAACTCGCTAGCCGGCGGACCCCGTTCCGCCACCGGCGTGTGGGCTCGACCTCCACGCTGGGCCTCCTTTTGCTGCTGTCGGCGCTTCTGTCGCTCGCGGCCCCGGCCTCTGCCGCCGACGAAACCGCCTCCTCTCGTGGAGACTCCCTGCGACACTCCATCGAACGACGGCTGCTCCGCATCGGCGAGCTCAGGGACTCCCTCTCCATCCAGCACGAGGAAGAGTTCACCGAAGCCATTGAGGACCTGGGCCAGGTCTTCCAGGAACTCGAGGAGCAGCTGCGCGACATCGACATCACCATCGATGACGAGATGCTCAAGTTCTCCAGCCCGGACGGGGAGTTGCGCATCGACATACCCGCGAACTGGGGCGAGCGGGTCAGCCAGGGACTCAGCGCCATCACGGCCACCATCCTGTCCGAACTGCCGGATACGCTGGACATCGAGCGAGGGCTGCAGGATTTCCAGCGGACGGCCGAATCGTGGCGTATCGACATCCTGGACGAGGATGAGCACTGCGAACCGAAGCTCAAGATCATCGGCGACGAGATCTTCAGTACCGGCGATGATGTGGTGGTGGCGGCCGGAGAGCGCGTCGCCGGCAGCGTGGTCGTCCTGCTGGGCGATGCGACGATCATGGGCACGGTCGATGACAACGTCGTGGTCATCGGTGGCGCGTTGAACCTTGGCGAGGACGCGCACGTTCACGGCGACGTCGTATCCCTTTTCGGATCGCTCCGTCGACACGACGACGCCACGGTGGGCGGCACGGTCGTGTCCATAGGCGGGGAGGGCCTCGCGGGAGATATCGTCGGTCTGCCCGATCTGGCCTACGGTTTCACCGGAGTGATCATCAAGTTGAGCGGGCTGCTGGTGCTCGGTCTGCTCATCCTGCTCGTTTTCGCCTTGCTGCCGCACGGCAGGCTGGACGCCACCGAGCGCTATCTGACCCGGACCGCCGGCCGCTCCTTCGCCGCGGGCCTGCTCTGGGCGACCATCGGGCACATGCTGCTACTGCTGGCGCTGGCCTTGTTGATCCTGACCGTGATCGGCATACCGGTAGCCGCACTGCTCGGGATCGCCTATCTCCTGCTGGGCATCATCTCGATCGGCGTGGTCGCCCGGGTGCTCGGAGCGCGCCTCTGTCAACGCTTCTGTTCGGGTGACAGGGCGGCGTGGTGGACCCTGCTGGTCGGTCTGCTGATCATCCTCCTGCCCGGCATTCTGGGCACGCTCTTCGGTGGCCTGGCCGGATTCAAGCCCTTCGGGCGCCTCTTCGAACTCGTCAGCCTGGCCGTGCATCTGACGGTCTATTGTTTCGGCTCGGGAGCGGTCCTGGGCAGCCGCTTCGGGTCCAGGGCGAGTTGA
- a CDS encoding zf-HC2 domain-containing protein, with the protein MKETKSMNAPSCTEIRTRLQDYLDGDLPRKESMSLFLHIRECDSCGKDLEEMQRLNGLLGGLPPVQPPEDFDARILESVPYAAYRAMEPLRRERMPVILDEEALPAFVRARGTRAVGGLITVLTAVGLATDALSGGWAILMVAGALPEALVLLQSASRRIYAGVMHHPSTR; encoded by the coding sequence ATGAAAGAGACGAAGTCGATGAACGCACCGAGCTGTACCGAGATACGCACCCGCCTGCAGGACTACCTGGACGGCGACTTGCCGCGCAAGGAATCGATGTCGCTGTTCCTGCACATCCGCGAATGCGACAGCTGCGGCAAGGACCTAGAGGAGATGCAGCGTCTCAACGGCCTGCTGGGCGGCTTGCCGCCCGTGCAGCCGCCGGAGGATTTCGACGCGCGCATCCTGGAGTCGGTGCCCTATGCGGCCTATCGGGCCATGGAACCCCTTCGACGCGAACGCATGCCGGTCATCCTGGACGAGGAGGCCTTGCCCGCCTTCGTCCGTGCGAGGGGCACTCGAGCCGTGGGCGGATTGATAACCGTCCTGACGGCCGTCGGTCTGGCGACCGATGCACTTTCCGGAGGCTGGGCGATCCTGATGGTCGCCGGTGCCCTGCCGGAAGCACTGGTGCTTCTTCAGAGCGCGTCCCGGAGGATTTATGCCGGTGTCATGCATCATCCTTCAACTCGCTAG
- a CDS encoding sigma-70 family RNA polymerase sigma factor — protein sequence MFDRKQDLKLIKRCKRGEEGAFQELLTRYRSAIYGLCYRMTRSAEDARDLAQEVFIKVFSLLDRYDESFAFSSWIFRIATNHCIDHLRRNRLRFLSLEGYTSPDGDEVEIPVPDKAAQPDRVLEQRQAMDKLEEVIADLPPHYKAIILLRHDQEFSYEEIATVLDLPLGTVKARIHRARAMVQQMLKVRSYEI from the coding sequence ATGTTCGACCGCAAGCAGGACCTGAAACTCATCAAACGCTGCAAACGCGGTGAAGAGGGGGCGTTCCAGGAGCTTCTGACCCGTTACCGGAGCGCCATCTACGGCCTGTGTTATCGCATGACCCGGAGTGCCGAGGACGCCCGCGATCTGGCCCAGGAAGTGTTCATCAAGGTGTTCTCGCTGCTGGACAGGTACGACGAGAGCTTCGCCTTTTCGAGTTGGATCTTCCGCATCGCCACGAACCACTGCATAGACCACCTCAGGCGCAACCGCCTGCGTTTCCTGTCCCTGGAAGGATATACCTCGCCCGATGGCGACGAGGTCGAGATCCCGGTGCCCGACAAGGCGGCCCAGCCCGATCGCGTGCTGGAGCAACGTCAGGCCATGGACAAGCTGGAAGAAGTCATCGCGGACCTGCCTCCCCATTACAAGGCGATCATCCTGCTGCGACACGACCAGGAGTTCTCCTACGAGGAAATCGCGACCGTGCTTGATCTGCCGCTGGGAACGGTCAAGGCCCGTATCCATCGTGCCAGGGCCATGGTACAGCAGATGTTGAAAGTCCGATCATATGAGATATGA
- a CDS encoding agmatine deiminase family protein: MLSRCLSVLCLSSLLAVGVLAAPGPVPQRDVDDLEDLLPRDETAAEREFWRGREHLMPTRGAKADAPPVAPVRNVAEWEPATGVLIRYPLGLPYDLLTDLDDDVTLHVVVSSGYQSAAQSNLAANGVDMARVEFLVRANDSIWTRDYGPWYVFDGTGTLTIIDHTYNRPWRPNDNLIPIYFAQQQGLPVISHDMYHTGGNYMTDGAGVGMSTDLVIDEAWSENGMSAAEVDQLMSDYYGISTYYTLEYIESGGIHHIDTWAKFLDEETILLKEVWAAHHTYDELEQRAVLLASLTASTGRNYQVSRVYCYDIGGGDPASYTNSLFLNDRIYVPFFGNAAYDQAAIAAYQAAAPGYQVEGYYYSGFLSDDALHCRAKGVYDRGMLRVGHVPIREASEGPVAVTSFVDDRSEAGLDFVRLVYRFAGEGWTTVEMTALGDDLYKGVIPAPLFDTTVEYYVLAADLAGRSEGMPRTAPGHWYGFPILRQTTDVSGPPAAARLLPNRPNPFNPSTTFSFELRDPAPARLTVADARGREVRRLLDGEMCPAGLTRVRWDGRDSRGRMLPSGVYHFTLEVAGLRYSRPATLVR, encoded by the coding sequence ATGCTCAGCCGCTGTCTGTCAGTGCTTTGTCTGTCATCGCTGCTCGCCGTCGGCGTTCTGGCGGCGCCCGGCCCCGTGCCGCAACGCGACGTGGATGATCTCGAAGATCTTCTGCCCCGAGACGAGACGGCGGCCGAGCGCGAATTCTGGCGCGGTCGGGAGCACCTCATGCCGACCCGAGGCGCCAAGGCCGACGCGCCACCCGTGGCGCCCGTGCGCAACGTCGCCGAATGGGAACCGGCCACCGGCGTGCTGATCCGCTATCCGCTGGGCCTGCCCTACGACCTGCTCACCGACCTGGACGACGACGTCACGCTGCATGTGGTGGTCTCCAGCGGCTACCAGTCCGCCGCGCAGAGCAACCTCGCCGCCAACGGTGTGGACATGGCCAGGGTCGAGTTCCTGGTCCGGGCAAACGACTCGATCTGGACCCGCGACTACGGCCCCTGGTATGTCTTCGACGGCACCGGCACCTTGACGATCATCGACCACACCTACAACCGACCGTGGCGCCCGAACGACAATCTCATCCCGATCTACTTCGCCCAGCAGCAAGGGCTGCCGGTCATCAGTCACGACATGTACCACACCGGCGGCAACTACATGACCGACGGCGCCGGCGTGGGCATGTCCACCGATCTGGTGATCGACGAGGCCTGGTCGGAAAACGGCATGTCCGCAGCCGAGGTCGACCAACTCATGTCGGACTACTACGGCATCTCGACGTACTACACGCTCGAATACATCGAATCCGGCGGGATCCATCACATCGACACCTGGGCCAAATTTCTGGACGAGGAGACGATCCTGCTCAAGGAGGTCTGGGCAGCGCACCACACCTACGACGAGCTGGAGCAACGGGCCGTCCTGCTGGCGTCGCTGACGGCTTCGACCGGGCGCAATTACCAGGTGTCCCGCGTCTACTGCTACGACATAGGCGGTGGCGATCCCGCCTCGTATACCAACAGCCTCTTCCTCAACGACAGGATCTACGTGCCGTTCTTCGGGAATGCGGCGTACGACCAGGCCGCCATCGCCGCCTACCAGGCGGCGGCGCCGGGCTACCAGGTCGAGGGGTACTACTACAGCGGCTTCCTGTCCGACGACGCCCTCCACTGTCGTGCCAAGGGCGTCTACGATCGGGGAATGCTGCGGGTTGGCCACGTGCCGATACGCGAGGCGTCGGAAGGACCGGTGGCCGTAACCTCCTTCGTCGACGATCGCAGCGAGGCCGGCCTCGACTTCGTGCGTCTGGTCTACCGCTTCGCGGGCGAGGGCTGGACCACGGTGGAGATGACCGCCCTCGGCGATGACCTCTACAAGGGTGTCATACCCGCGCCCCTGTTCGACACGACCGTGGAATATTACGTCCTGGCGGCCGATCTGGCGGGGCGCAGCGAGGGGATGCCCCGTACGGCCCCAGGGCACTGGTACGGGTTTCCCATCCTCCGGCAGACCACGGACGTGTCCGGACCTCCCGCCGCGGCCCGTCTGCTGCCCAACCGGCCCAACCCCTTCAATCCGTCGACGACCTTCTCCTTCGAACTGCGCGATCCGGCGCCGGCACGGTTGACCGTCGCCGACGCGCGCGGCCGCGAAGTGCGCCGGTTGCTGGACGGGGAGATGTGTCCTGCCGGACTCACCCGTGTGAGATGGGACGGCCGCGATTCTCGCGGCAGGATGTTACCGTCGGGTGTGTACCACTTTACGCTCGAGGTCGCCGGCTTGCGCTACTCGCGCCCGGCCACGCTCGTGCGTTGA
- the eno gene encoding phosphopyruvate hydratase produces MTNIESIQARQILDSRGNPTIEVEVFLDGGVVGRAAVPSGASTGEHEAIELRDGDKGHYLGKGVLKAVQNVQEIIEPELLDIDVTDQVLIDRILCELDGTPNKEKLGANAILGVSLAVAHAASNAIGLPLYQYIGGVAARTLPVPMMNILNGGSHADNNVDIQEFMIMPTGAESFTEALQMGAEVFHTLKKVLSEKGLSTGVGDEGGFAPNLGSNREALDMIMTAIDRAGYKAGEDISLALDAAASEFFKDGAYHLDAEGDGPWDAGRLIAFYAELVNSYPIVSIEDGLDENDWTGWGRLNEALGGRIQIVGDDIFVTNPERLRRGIDEDCANSILIKLNQIGSLTETLETIEIAKRAGYTNVISHRSGETEDVTIANLAVATNAGQIKTGSLCRSERIAKYNELLRIEEELGDLAVYPGRGCFYNLS; encoded by the coding sequence ATGACCAACATAGAATCCATCCAGGCGCGTCAGATCCTGGACTCGCGCGGCAATCCCACCATCGAGGTCGAAGTCTTTCTGGACGGCGGCGTGGTCGGCCGCGCGGCCGTGCCCAGCGGAGCGTCGACCGGCGAGCACGAGGCCATCGAGCTGCGCGACGGAGACAAGGGACACTACCTGGGGAAGGGCGTACTGAAGGCCGTCCAGAACGTCCAGGAGATCATTGAGCCGGAGCTGCTCGACATCGACGTCACCGACCAGGTGCTGATCGACCGCATCCTCTGCGAACTCGACGGCACTCCCAACAAGGAGAAGCTGGGTGCGAACGCCATCCTGGGCGTCTCGCTGGCCGTGGCCCACGCGGCGTCCAACGCCATCGGCCTGCCCCTGTACCAGTACATCGGCGGCGTCGCCGCCCGCACCCTGCCCGTGCCCATGATGAACATCCTCAACGGCGGCTCGCACGCCGACAACAACGTGGACATCCAGGAGTTCATGATCATGCCCACCGGCGCTGAGTCGTTCACCGAGGCGCTGCAGATGGGCGCCGAGGTGTTCCACACCCTCAAGAAGGTGCTGAGCGAAAAGGGCCTGTCCACGGGCGTCGGCGACGAGGGTGGTTTCGCGCCGAACCTGGGCAGCAACCGCGAAGCGCTGGACATGATCATGACCGCCATCGACAGGGCCGGCTACAAGGCCGGCGAGGACATCTCCCTGGCCCTCGACGCCGCCGCCAGCGAGTTCTTCAAGGACGGGGCCTACCACCTGGACGCCGAAGGCGACGGTCCCTGGGACGCAGGCCGCCTGATCGCCTTCTACGCGGAACTCGTGAACAGCTACCCGATAGTCTCGATCGAGGACGGCCTCGACGAGAACGACTGGACCGGTTGGGGCAGGCTGAACGAAGCCCTGGGCGGGCGGATCCAGATCGTGGGCGACGACATCTTCGTGACCAATCCCGAGCGCCTGCGCCGCGGTATCGACGAGGACTGCGCCAACAGCATCCTGATCAAGTTGAACCAGATCGGCTCGTTGACCGAGACGCTCGAGACCATCGAGATCGCCAAACGCGCCGGCTACACCAACGTGATCAGCCACCGCAGCGGCGAGACCGAGGACGTCACGATCGCCAACCTGGCGGTGGCCACAAACGCCGGCCAGATCAAGACGGGCTCCTTGTGCCGCAGCGAGCGTATCGCCAAATACAACGAGCTGCTGCGCATCGAGGAGGAGCTGGGCGACCTCGCGGTCTACCCCGGACGGGGCTGTTTCTACAATCTGAGCTGA
- a CDS encoding septum formation initiator family protein has protein sequence MAPDHRKRRNTSTAGPYLRGGPPARRRIRRPVLWLGGAAVVVLLVVALLGENGMRTYLGLRAERVRLEEDVQRLRTQREDLEAGLTALDEQTGDPEALERVARERYRMRKPGETVIEVVGEDELTTETAHDE, from the coding sequence ATGGCACCCGACCATCGCAAGAGACGGAACACCTCGACGGCCGGCCCTTACCTGCGGGGCGGCCCGCCGGCGCGCCGGCGGATTCGCAGACCCGTGCTCTGGCTCGGCGGCGCCGCGGTGGTCGTGTTGTTGGTGGTGGCCCTGCTGGGTGAAAACGGCATGCGAACGTATCTCGGGCTGCGCGCCGAACGGGTCCGGCTCGAGGAGGACGTGCAGAGGCTGCGCACGCAGCGCGAGGACCTCGAAGCGGGACTGACCGCACTCGACGAGCAGACCGGCGATCCCGAGGCGCTGGAGCGCGTGGCCCGCGAGCGCTACCGCATGCGCAAGCCCGGCGAGACCGTCATCGAGGTGGTCGGCGAGGATGAGCTGACCACCGAAACCGCACACGACGAATGA
- a CDS encoding RNA polymerase sigma factor, protein MDQLESMYRKHAPAVYRFALGLCGERSAAEDLVSETFVHLVAGSPRIETVTALAYLLAIARNTYLSGLRRRKREVPLRDEIPAGGLDPDMLLDDRARLAKVMRALQDLSEGERSALLLRVDHELSYEDVAAALGTTAGAAKVRVHRARLRLARALECEGVDHGARSDT, encoded by the coding sequence ATGGATCAGCTCGAATCTATGTACCGCAAGCACGCACCGGCCGTGTACCGCTTCGCCCTCGGCCTCTGCGGCGAGCGCAGCGCGGCCGAGGACCTCGTCTCGGAGACGTTCGTCCATCTGGTCGCCGGTTCTCCCAGGATCGAGACGGTGACCGCCCTGGCCTACCTGCTGGCGATCGCCCGCAACACCTATCTGTCCGGTTTGCGCCGCCGGAAGCGCGAGGTCCCGCTCCGGGACGAGATCCCCGCCGGTGGACTGGATCCCGACATGCTGCTCGACGATCGAGCGCGCCTGGCCAAGGTGATGCGGGCCCTGCAGGACCTTTCAGAGGGGGAGAGGTCCGCACTGTTGCTGCGCGTGGATCATGAGCTGTCCTACGAGGACGTCGCCGCAGCCCTCGGCACCACGGCGGGCGCCGCCAAGGTCAGGGTACATCGCGCCCGTCTCCGGCTGGCGCGCGCACTCGAATGCGAAGGAGTGGATCATGGTGCTCGAAGTGACACGTGA